A single region of the Halorubrum depositum genome encodes:
- a CDS encoding CTP synthase, producing MPTDPDTGYDPSLGRKFVFVTGGVMSGLGKGITAASTGRLLANAGFDVTAVKVDPYLNVDAGTMNPYEHGEVYVLKDGGEVDLDLGNYERFLGTDMTFDHNVTTGKTYQHVIERERAGDYLGKTVQIIPHVTDDIKRRIREAAEGSDVCLVEIGGTVGDIESMPFLEALRQFAHEEDDEDILFTHVTLVPYSKNGEQKTKPTQHSVKELRSIGLQPDILVGRSEDRLDPETKEKIALFCDVPTDAVFSNPDVEDIYHVPLMVEDEGLDEHVMERLGLAEEALPKAERSTEWRELVTRDRDRELDVALVGKYALEDAYMSIHEALKHAGIQTGTEVNVLWVDADETTERHEERLASADAVVVPGGFGSRGTDGKIEAVRYARENGVPFLGLCLGFQMAVVEHARNVLGLAGAHSAEIDPDTPHPVIDLLPEQYETEDMGGTMRLGAHETDIEPGTLAARVYGADSCTERHRHRYEVNPEYIDRLEADGLTFSGKADNRMEILERPDHPFFFGTQAHPEFRSRPDRASPPFVALVEAALGSTDTTERNADVRL from the coding sequence CGTCATGTCCGGGCTGGGGAAGGGGATCACCGCCGCCAGCACCGGGCGGCTCCTCGCGAACGCGGGCTTCGACGTCACCGCGGTGAAGGTGGACCCCTATCTCAACGTCGACGCCGGGACGATGAACCCGTACGAGCACGGCGAGGTGTACGTGTTGAAGGACGGGGGCGAGGTCGACCTCGACTTGGGCAACTACGAGCGCTTCCTCGGCACCGACATGACGTTCGACCACAACGTCACCACGGGGAAGACGTACCAGCACGTCATCGAGCGGGAGCGCGCCGGCGACTACCTCGGGAAGACCGTCCAGATCATCCCGCACGTCACCGACGACATCAAGCGTCGCATCCGGGAGGCCGCCGAAGGGTCCGACGTCTGCCTCGTCGAGATCGGCGGGACGGTCGGCGACATCGAGTCGATGCCGTTCCTGGAGGCGCTCCGCCAGTTCGCCCACGAGGAGGACGACGAGGACATCCTCTTTACCCACGTCACGCTCGTCCCCTACTCGAAGAACGGCGAGCAGAAGACGAAGCCGACCCAGCACTCGGTGAAGGAGCTGCGCTCGATCGGGCTCCAGCCGGACATCTTGGTCGGGCGCTCCGAGGACCGGCTTGACCCGGAGACGAAAGAGAAGATCGCCTTATTCTGCGACGTCCCCACGGACGCCGTCTTCTCGAACCCCGACGTCGAGGACATCTACCACGTCCCGTTGATGGTGGAAGACGAGGGGTTAGACGAACACGTGATGGAGCGGCTCGGGCTCGCCGAGGAGGCGCTCCCGAAGGCCGAGCGCTCGACGGAGTGGCGCGAGCTAGTCACCCGCGACCGCGACCGCGAGCTCGACGTCGCGCTCGTCGGGAAGTACGCCCTCGAAGACGCGTACATGTCGATCCACGAGGCGCTGAAACACGCCGGGATCCAGACCGGGACCGAGGTGAACGTGCTGTGGGTCGACGCCGACGAGACCACCGAGCGCCATGAGGAGCGGCTGGCGTCGGCGGACGCGGTCGTCGTCCCCGGCGGATTCGGCTCCCGCGGCACCGACGGGAAGATCGAGGCAGTCCGGTACGCCCGCGAGAACGGCGTCCCCTTCCTCGGGCTCTGTCTCGGCTTCCAGATGGCGGTCGTCGAACACGCCCGTAACGTCCTCGGGCTGGCGGGCGCCCACTCCGCCGAGATCGACCCCGACACCCCCCACCCCGTCATCGATCTGCTCCCCGAGCAGTACGAGACGGAGGACATGGGCGGGACGATGCGGCTCGGCGCCCACGAGACCGACATCGAGCCCGGCACGCTCGCGGCGCGGGTGTACGGCGCCGACTCCTGTACGGAGCGCCACCGCCACCGCTACGAGGTGAACCCCGAGTACATCGACCGGTTGGAGGCCGACGGGCTGACGTTCTCCGGCAAGGCTGACAACCGGATGGAGATCTTGGAGCGCCCGGACCACCCGTTCTTCTTCGGGACGCAGGCACACCCCGAGTTCCGGTCGCGGCCGGACCGCGCGAGCCCGCCGTTCGTCGCCCTCGTCGAGGCGGCGCTGGGATCGACGGACACAACCGAGCGGAACGCGGACGTGAGGCTATAG